Proteins from a genomic interval of Cognatishimia sp. WU-CL00825:
- a CDS encoding TRAP transporter large permease subunit produces the protein MLFGLDGVEIGLIIVFLCLFGGILSGFPVAFAIGGAGIISFGIIAALDSAGILIHQAIDTASPLYNDLLSQGVKADTISTFRYPDLPRIAEPIFASGWETAMDRNLSFIVNRMNERVLAGQSIETLLAVLMFVLMGITLERSKIANDLLTTMARVFGPLPGGLAVSVVVVGAFLAASTGIVGATVVTMGLLSLPTMLRHNYSPELATGVIAASGTLGQIIPPSIVIVLLGTLAGDLYSSAQEARAQVAGCTDALTYLGEPAVVSVGTLFQAALVPGIMLALLYGLYAFGYAMFNPSKAPAVQFSGTAGETTTRNEKLTWYLAAPIVLIGGLIALNSFNVVGSQNIVANTFTDIGESASLRTNVGEECKVSMIELHGQAAWDAAMIEAEKIESEGGVQQSRKLTDEERVADFQAQVDAAAPIGTGLAIGFVLLALVMTTARGMAPTADHKATYIGLTGVVLALLFDILFVSPTTTSGQMFLIIAIPLGLALYGAKYCTQILGKNEILRVVFPPLVLIVAVLGSILGGITNPTPAAALGAGGAILLAAYRKLQEEQKSGKVVLQASFAIVIMILVGINFDLRINQADVSFENWVAFIVAYGSYLFAMFGLIYSCWVLFRNAVLPPIVRETAKVTSMVFTILIGSQILNLVVISFGGEHYIQQFLRSFDNEFTVFLIVMLVLFFLGFVLDFLEIIYIVIPIVGPVIYGGTFDPKWVTIMIAVNLQTSFLTPPFGFALFYLRGVAPSSVTTRHIYRGILPFVLIQVLGLAILWFFPSIVTILPALIGN, from the coding sequence ATGTTATTCGGACTTGATGGGGTCGAGATCGGCCTGATTATCGTCTTCCTCTGCCTATTCGGAGGAATCCTTTCCGGTTTCCCCGTGGCATTCGCCATTGGCGGGGCAGGGATCATATCTTTCGGGATTATCGCAGCGCTTGATAGCGCGGGTATTCTCATTCACCAAGCCATCGATACAGCCTCACCGCTGTATAATGATTTGCTTTCACAGGGTGTCAAAGCTGACACCATATCAACGTTCAGATACCCGGATTTGCCCAGAATTGCAGAACCGATCTTTGCCAGCGGTTGGGAAACCGCAATGGACCGTAACCTGTCGTTCATCGTAAACCGTATGAACGAACGTGTTCTGGCCGGACAATCTATTGAAACGCTTTTGGCTGTTTTGATGTTTGTTCTGATGGGTATCACCCTTGAGCGTTCTAAAATTGCGAACGACCTGCTGACAACAATGGCACGCGTCTTTGGGCCGCTTCCCGGCGGTCTGGCGGTTTCGGTTGTGGTTGTGGGCGCATTCCTTGCGGCCTCAACTGGCATCGTCGGTGCCACTGTTGTCACCATGGGTCTGCTCAGCCTGCCGACCATGCTGCGCCACAACTATTCGCCGGAACTGGCGACAGGCGTGATTGCAGCCTCCGGCACGCTGGGTCAGATTATTCCACCCTCAATCGTGATTGTTCTTTTGGGAACTTTAGCGGGCGATCTCTATTCCTCTGCACAAGAGGCACGCGCCCAAGTGGCGGGCTGTACAGATGCTTTGACCTATCTGGGGGAACCTGCGGTTGTCTCTGTTGGGACATTGTTTCAGGCCGCGCTGGTGCCGGGCATCATGTTGGCCTTGCTTTATGGCCTTTATGCCTTTGGCTATGCGATGTTTAACCCAAGCAAAGCTCCGGCGGTTCAGTTTTCAGGCACAGCAGGCGAAACAACCACGCGTAACGAAAAACTCACCTGGTACCTTGCGGCTCCAATTGTGTTGATCGGTGGTTTAATTGCGTTGAATTCGTTCAACGTGGTCGGCAGCCAAAACATTGTGGCCAATACCTTTACCGACATCGGAGAATCCGCAAGTTTGCGCACCAATGTTGGCGAAGAATGCAAAGTCTCTATGATCGAACTGCATGGTCAGGCCGCATGGGACGCCGCTATGATCGAAGCTGAAAAGATCGAATCTGAGGGTGGCGTGCAGCAATCGCGCAAGCTGACAGACGAAGAACGTGTTGCGGACTTCCAAGCTCAGGTTGATGCGGCGGCACCGATTGGCACAGGCCTGGCGATTGGCTTTGTTTTGCTGGCGCTGGTGATGACCACGGCACGCGGCATGGCACCAACAGCCGATCACAAAGCAACTTATATCGGTCTTACAGGCGTTGTCTTGGCACTGCTGTTTGACATCCTGTTTGTCTCGCCAACCACAACCTCTGGCCAGATGTTCCTGATCATCGCAATCCCATTGGGACTTGCTTTGTATGGCGCAAAATACTGCACTCAGATCCTTGGCAAAAACGAGATCCTCCGGGTTGTCTTTCCACCATTGGTTCTGATTGTGGCTGTGCTTGGCTCTATCTTGGGCGGCATCACCAACCCAACGCCTGCAGCGGCACTAGGGGCAGGGGGTGCGATCCTACTGGCGGCTTACCGCAAGCTTCAGGAAGAACAGAAATCCGGCAAGGTTGTTCTACAAGCCTCGTTTGCGATCGTGATCATGATCTTGGTTGGCATCAACTTTGATTTGCGCATCAACCAAGCCGATGTTTCCTTTGAAAACTGGGTGGCCTTTATCGTGGCTTACGGGTCTTACCTGTTTGCGATGTTTGGCTTGATCTACAGCTGCTGGGTTCTGTTCCGCAACGCGGTCCTGCCTCCGATTGTACGGGAAACCGCCAAGGTCACCTCTATGGTGTTCACCATCCTGATTGGGTCACAAATCCTCAATCTCGTAGTGATCTCTTTTGGCGGCGAACATTACATTCAACAATTCCTGCGCTCGTTTGACAACGAATTCACGGTTTTCCTGATTGTTATGTTGGTCCTGTTCTTCTTGGGCTTTGTGCTCGATTTTCTCGAGATCATCTACATTGTGATCCCCATCGTCGGGCCCGTTATCTATGGGGGCACCTTCGATCCAAAGTGGGTCACAATCATGATTGCGGTGAACTTGCAGACGTCGTTCCTGACACCACCCTTTGGCTTTGCGCTGTTCTATCTGCGCGGTGTTGCCCCGTCCAGCGTGACCACACGCCATATCTACCGCGGCATCCTGCCATTTGTGTTGATCCAGGTACTTGGTCTGGCGATCCTTTGGTTCTTCCCATCGATCGTCACCATCCTGCCGGCGCTCATCGGCAACTGA
- a CDS encoding TRAP transporter small permease subunit — MQDSGAASIGQILSALGDGIVLAIQNILMAFVNIAYAISHPQLWLDWSQKESIMRFVYYGGSVEFFFAIFTIFLVVTAIGLWKNSVLWIIVRGLEAMANTIGRFFAWAGLLMVLQQIIIVFMQRIFTRPDIVFGFGIPLQFDISWYAEELKLYNALIVALCATYAFVQGSHVRVDLVYAAVSYRTRKIIDMCGSILFMMPMAVMVWLYGWYFMWRHLIVPKPSASDTLERLLLKSRALRWNVETIGFSPNGFTAYFIFKVLLVAFAGLVFLHAIAFFYRSYLELVEGEESEGKYLDRDTLGEGEEAFEGTH, encoded by the coding sequence ATGCAAGACTCTGGCGCGGCCAGCATAGGGCAGATTCTTTCCGCCCTTGGGGATGGTATTGTCTTGGCAATACAAAACATCCTCATGGCATTTGTAAATATTGCCTACGCCATTTCGCACCCACAACTTTGGCTGGATTGGAGCCAAAAAGAATCCATCATGCGCTTTGTCTATTATGGCGGCTCGGTCGAGTTCTTTTTCGCCATTTTCACCATCTTCTTGGTTGTCACAGCGATCGGGCTTTGGAAAAATAGCGTACTTTGGATCATCGTTCGCGGCCTGGAAGCCATGGCCAATACCATCGGGCGCTTCTTTGCCTGGGCGGGCCTGTTGATGGTCCTGCAACAGATTATCATCGTCTTTATGCAGCGTATTTTCACCCGGCCAGATATTGTGTTTGGCTTTGGAATTCCGCTTCAATTTGACATCAGCTGGTATGCCGAAGAACTCAAGCTTTACAACGCTTTAATCGTCGCTCTTTGCGCAACTTACGCCTTTGTTCAGGGCTCGCATGTGCGTGTTGATCTGGTCTATGCGGCCGTCAGCTACCGCACCCGCAAAATCATCGATATGTGTGGTTCGATCCTGTTCATGATGCCCATGGCTGTGATGGTTTGGTTGTATGGCTGGTACTTTATGTGGCGCCACCTGATCGTGCCAAAGCCCTCTGCCAGTGACACGCTGGAACGGCTTCTGCTGAAATCCCGCGCTCTGCGCTGGAATGTGGAAACCATCGGCTTTTCGCCCAACGGATTTACCGCATATTTCATCTTCAAAGTTCTTCTCGTGGCATTCGCAGGTCTCGTCTTCTTGCACGCCATAGCCTTCTTTTACCGCTCCTATCTGGAATTGGTCGAAGGCGAAGAAAGCGAAGGCAAATATCTTGACCGCGATACGCTCGGTGAAGGTGAAGAAGCCTTCGAAGGCACACACTGA
- a CDS encoding TRAP transporter substrate-binding protein — protein sequence MDRRSFLKTSALGGTAAAATTLAAPAYAQGKRTLTMVTSWPRGFAVLDDAASYMETMVSEMSGGSLTIDKKAPGELVGALEVFDAVTSGQADMYHSADYYFIGQHPAYAYFTAVPFGGTAQEVSNWYYHGGGEQLHDELGSIFNLKGLLAGNSGSQSGGWFRKEINSAADFNGLKFRMPGLGGKVLGKLGASVQNIPGGELYQALSSGALDGLEWVGPMADERAGFQEVAKVYYTAGFHEPGSALSSSVNLDVWNELSDQHKAILRYASMATTQFQLAETLANNGAALARLQAQGVKTMQFSDDVWDAFGAASKEVMDENMGDELFAKIRASFETSLATSASWINKSDGYYVQQRVRVLGG from the coding sequence ATGGATCGTCGTTCATTCCTAAAAACATCAGCACTTGGTGGCACCGCAGCAGCGGCCACAACTTTGGCAGCTCCGGCATACGCCCAAGGCAAACGCACATTGACCATGGTGACCTCATGGCCACGTGGCTTTGCTGTTCTGGATGATGCTGCAAGCTATATGGAAACCATGGTTTCCGAAATGTCCGGTGGGTCTTTGACCATCGACAAGAAAGCGCCAGGCGAACTGGTTGGTGCGCTCGAAGTCTTTGACGCGGTGACATCCGGCCAGGCCGACATGTATCACTCTGCCGACTATTACTTCATTGGCCAGCACCCAGCCTATGCTTACTTCACAGCGGTTCCATTTGGTGGCACAGCCCAAGAAGTCAGCAACTGGTACTACCATGGCGGTGGTGAGCAGCTGCATGACGAGCTGGGCTCGATCTTCAACCTCAAAGGCCTGCTGGCAGGTAATTCTGGTTCCCAATCCGGCGGCTGGTTCCGCAAAGAAATCAACTCCGCAGCAGATTTTAACGGTCTTAAGTTCCGTATGCCGGGTCTGGGCGGCAAAGTTCTGGGTAAGCTGGGCGCATCTGTTCAAAACATCCCAGGCGGCGAACTCTACCAAGCGCTGTCCTCCGGTGCTCTTGACGGTCTAGAGTGGGTTGGCCCAATGGCCGACGAACGCGCCGGCTTCCAAGAAGTCGCGAAAGTCTACTACACAGCGGGTTTCCACGAGCCGGGCTCTGCACTGTCTTCCTCCGTCAACCTTGACGTCTGGAACGAGCTGTCTGACCAGCACAAAGCGATCCTGCGCTATGCGTCGATGGCAACCACACAGTTCCAGCTGGCAGAAACCCTTGCAAACAACGGTGCCGCGCTGGCGCGTCTGCAAGCGCAGGGCGTTAAAACCATGCAATTCTCTGATGATGTTTGGGATGCATTTGGTGCCGCTTCCAAAGAAGTCATGGATGAAAACATGGGCGACGAACTCTTCGCCAAAATCCGTGCGTCCTTTGAAACATCGCTGGCAACTTCGGCCTCTTGGATCAACAAATCCGATGGCTACTATGTTCAACAGCGTGTGCGTGTTCTGGGCGGCTAA
- a CDS encoding cache domain-containing protein yields the protein MRDLIRNIKLSYGQKLFLLATLPLIMAVAAISILVANQSRALAEREIKALENQLISVKKDELKNYVTQARNGFYFIYGNAAPNDENAKQQVMQILSAMIYGDEGFFFVYDYDGKNLVSPRQTHLINKNWVGMRDSDGTSVVADFIDTARQGAGYVEHLWPKPSTGEEAHMISYVTSFPSWRWAVGTGVFIDDILRTTAAARAEVEARVQRTFLYIGAITLAALLLVFLSGLVINIRERRLADAKLKKLTQRVFDAQEEERGRVARELHDGISQILVGVRYALDMARRRIVSGDGRASETLDRGMEHLNTAIHEVRRISRDLRPGILDDLGLGPALRALTEDFSERTGIETKFKTVVFRNRLNPEAKFSLYRVAQEALTNIERHAGATEVSIDLRGHKRGATMRISDNGRGISSVKSKNSANLGGLGLRNMQERIEQMNGDLRIFSNNTGTVIVADIPLSQLLPPEQDGDVKRKAPS from the coding sequence ATGCGTGACCTTATTCGCAACATAAAGCTGTCTTACGGACAGAAGCTGTTTTTGCTTGCAACCCTGCCCTTGATCATGGCGGTTGCAGCGATCTCTATTCTGGTTGCCAACCAGTCTCGTGCCCTGGCGGAACGTGAAATCAAAGCGCTGGAAAATCAGCTGATTTCGGTCAAGAAAGATGAGTTAAAAAACTATGTAACTCAAGCACGTAACGGGTTTTATTTTATCTATGGGAATGCGGCCCCAAATGACGAAAATGCCAAGCAACAAGTGATGCAAATTCTGTCGGCGATGATCTATGGCGACGAAGGATTTTTCTTTGTTTATGATTATGACGGCAAGAACCTGGTTTCTCCGCGCCAGACTCATCTGATCAATAAGAACTGGGTTGGTATGCGTGATTCGGATGGCACGTCGGTTGTGGCTGATTTCATAGATACGGCGCGTCAGGGGGCTGGTTATGTCGAGCACCTGTGGCCCAAACCATCAACCGGCGAAGAAGCGCATATGATCTCTTATGTGACGTCGTTTCCGAGCTGGAGATGGGCCGTTGGAACCGGCGTTTTTATCGACGACATCTTGCGCACGACCGCGGCCGCCCGCGCAGAAGTAGAGGCGCGCGTGCAGCGGACATTCCTGTATATCGGGGCGATTACTCTGGCAGCGCTGTTGCTGGTTTTCCTGTCGGGGCTGGTGATCAATATTCGCGAAAGACGGCTTGCGGATGCCAAGCTGAAAAAGCTGACGCAGCGGGTGTTTGACGCGCAAGAAGAAGAGCGCGGCCGTGTGGCGCGCGAATTACATGATGGCATCTCGCAGATTCTGGTTGGGGTGCGTTACGCTTTGGACATGGCGCGTCGCCGGATCGTGTCGGGAGATGGCCGGGCCAGTGAGACACTGGATCGAGGCATGGAGCATTTGAATACGGCGATCCATGAGGTGCGTCGCATTTCGCGCGATCTACGACCGGGAATTTTGGATGATCTCGGTCTGGGGCCTGCGTTGCGAGCGTTGACCGAAGATTTTAGCGAACGCACTGGGATTGAGACTAAGTTTAAAACTGTTGTCTTCCGTAATCGTCTGAATCCAGAGGCTAAATTTTCATTATACCGGGTGGCGCAAGAGGCGCTGACCAATATTGAACGCCACGCTGGCGCGACCGAGGTCTCTATTGATTTGCGTGGACATAAGCGCGGTGCCACAATGCGTATCAGTGATAATGGACGTGGCATATCGTCGGTGAAATCAAAGAACTCTGCCAATCTGGGCGGTCTGGGGCTGCGCAACATGCAAGAACGTATCGAACAAATGAATGGTGATTTGCGGATTTTCTCCAATAATACCGGGACCGTGATCGTCGCGGATATCCCGCTTAGCCAGCTTTTGCCACCGGAACAGGATGGCGACGTCAAACGAAAGGCCCCGTCATGA
- a CDS encoding response regulator transcription factor, whose amino-acid sequence MSERTRVVIVDDHPMVAEGIQSILESFDDLEVLATLSNGREAIGYLKNNDVDVVLMDLNMPDLGGLTATEIILESKPDTHILILTMHDSPEYISTALSHGARGYVLKDVPTDEIKTAIDTVMRGERYLCTGAKGSLEPEEGEEKREQLTSREQTVLLQLAQGKSNKEVALELNISVRTVETHRKNIKRKLDISSTAGLTRYAIEHGVVQGTGLGI is encoded by the coding sequence ATGAGTGAGCGCACCAGAGTGGTGATTGTGGACGACCACCCAATGGTGGCCGAAGGGATCCAGTCTATATTGGAGAGCTTTGATGATTTGGAAGTCTTGGCGACCTTAAGCAATGGACGCGAAGCCATCGGGTATTTGAAAAACAATGACGTTGATGTGGTGTTGATGGATTTGAACATGCCGGATCTTGGTGGGCTGACGGCAACCGAGATCATTCTGGAAAGCAAACCTGACACGCATATTCTGATTTTGACGATGCATGACAGCCCTGAGTATATTTCAACCGCCCTGAGTCATGGGGCGCGTGGCTATGTCTTGAAAGACGTGCCAACCGATGAGATCAAAACTGCAATTGACACGGTGATGCGTGGCGAGCGGTATTTGTGCACTGGTGCCAAAGGGTCGTTGGAACCGGAAGAAGGCGAAGAAAAGCGCGAGCAGTTGACCAGCCGCGAACAGACGGTTTTGTTGCAGCTGGCGCAGGGCAAGTCGAACAAGGAAGTTGCACTTGAGCTGAATATTTCGGTGCGCACGGTGGAAACCCATCGCAAGAATATCAAACGTAAACTCGACATCAGCTCGACCGCTGGCCTGACCCGCTATGCAATTGAACATGGCGTGGTACAGGGCACCGGACTTGGCATTTAG
- a CDS encoding acetolactate synthase 3 large subunit, with translation MTRQMTGAGMVVQALKDQGVDTVFGYPGGAVLPIYDEIFQQNDIRHILVRHEQAAVHAAEGYARSTGKVGVALVTSGPGATNAVTGLTDALLDSIPIVVISGQVPTFMIGSDAFQEADTVGITRPCTKHNWLAKETDTLSETLHQAFHVARSGRPGPVLVDIPKDTQFASGTYTEPKKARVDHYQPQLKGDITEITELVALMETAERPVFYTGGGVINSGVAASQLLRELVDGTDFPITSTLMGLGAYPASGKNWLGMLGMHGLYEANMAMHDCDLMINVGARFDDRITGLISAFSPNSKKAHIDIDPSSINKVIRVDIPIVGDVAHVLEDMLKVWKARGRKTNKEGLAKWHAQIAEWKAVDCLSFKQEGSIIKPQYALQRFEELTRGMDRYITTEVGQHQMWAAQYLNFDDPHRWMTSGGLGTMGYGFPASIGVQMAHKDALVVNVAGEASWLMNMQEMGTATQFRLPVKQFILNNERLGMVRQWQELLHGERYSHSWSEALPDFVKLAEAFGAKGIRCSDPADLDDAIMEMVNYDGPVIFDCLVEKHENCFPMIPSGKPHNEMLLGDASTKGAIETGGAVLV, from the coding sequence ATGACACGTCAAATGACCGGCGCAGGAATGGTGGTTCAAGCTCTGAAGGATCAGGGTGTGGACACAGTCTTTGGCTACCCAGGCGGCGCTGTCCTGCCGATCTATGATGAGATTTTTCAGCAGAACGATATTCGTCACATTCTGGTGCGCCACGAACAGGCCGCTGTGCATGCGGCCGAAGGCTATGCGCGTTCAACAGGTAAAGTCGGCGTTGCTTTGGTGACTTCTGGTCCTGGCGCGACAAATGCGGTGACTGGCCTGACGGATGCCTTGCTTGATTCCATTCCAATCGTGGTGATTTCTGGTCAGGTGCCAACATTTATGATTGGGTCTGATGCCTTCCAAGAGGCGGATACCGTTGGTATCACCCGCCCCTGCACCAAGCATAACTGGCTGGCCAAGGAAACAGACACATTGTCAGAAACCTTGCATCAGGCCTTTCATGTGGCGCGCTCTGGACGCCCTGGCCCGGTGTTGGTTGATATTCCAAAAGACACACAGTTTGCCAGCGGCACTTATACCGAGCCCAAGAAAGCCCGCGTTGACCATTATCAACCGCAGCTGAAAGGCGATATCACCGAGATCACCGAACTGGTTGCCCTGATGGAAACCGCAGAGCGCCCGGTGTTTTACACCGGTGGCGGCGTTATCAATTCCGGTGTGGCTGCCAGCCAGCTATTGCGCGAATTGGTGGACGGCACCGATTTCCCGATCACCTCGACCTTGATGGGACTGGGCGCCTATCCGGCCTCGGGTAAGAACTGGCTGGGCATGTTGGGCATGCATGGTCTGTACGAAGCCAATATGGCAATGCATGACTGTGATCTGATGATCAACGTTGGTGCACGGTTTGATGACCGCATCACCGGTTTGATTTCGGCCTTTTCGCCAAATTCGAAAAAGGCGCATATCGACATTGACCCAAGCTCGATCAACAAAGTGATCCGTGTGGACATCCCCATTGTCGGGGATGTGGCCCATGTTTTGGAAGACATGTTGAAAGTCTGGAAGGCTCGCGGCCGCAAGACCAACAAAGAAGGCCTGGCCAAGTGGCATGCACAAATTGCCGAATGGAAGGCTGTTGATTGCCTGAGCTTCAAGCAAGAAGGCTCTATTATTAAACCACAATATGCGCTTCAACGTTTCGAAGAGCTGACCCGTGGCATGGATCGCTATATCACTACCGAAGTGGGCCAGCACCAGATGTGGGCCGCTCAATACCTGAATTTTGACGATCCGCATCGTTGGATGACATCGGGTGGTCTTGGCACTATGGGCTACGGCTTTCCGGCCTCGATTGGCGTGCAGATGGCCCACAAAGATGCCTTGGTGGTGAATGTGGCTGGCGAGGCAAGCTGGTTGATGAACATGCAGGAAATGGGCACAGCAACCCAATTCCGTCTGCCCGTCAAGCAGTTCATCCTGAACAATGAACGTCTGGGCATGGTGCGCCAGTGGCAGGAATTGCTGCATGGCGAACGCTATAGCCACAGCTGGTCCGAAGCGCTGCCTGATTTTGTGAAGTTGGCCGAAGCCTTTGGGGCCAAGGGCATTCGCTGTTCTGACCCAGCCGATCTGGACGATGCGATCATGGAAATGGTTAATTATGATGGTCCGGTGATCTTTGATTGCCTGGTTGAAAAGCATGAAAACTGCTTCCCGATGATCCCATCAGGCAAGCCGCATAACGAAATGTTGCTGGGCGATGCATCCACCAAGGGTGCCATCGAAACCGGCGGCGCGGTTCTGGTGTAA
- the ilvN gene encoding acetolactate synthase small subunit produces MAALKIKKGSTSHSAYNLRPNFSDVQETHTLAVVVDNEPGVLARVIGLFSGRGYNIESLTVAEVDHTGHQSRITIVTTGKPQIIEQIKAQLGRIVPVHEVHDLTVEGPSVERELGLFKVSGQGDKRVEAMRLADIFRANVVDTTLESFVFEITGAPEKIDAFADLMRPLGLQEVARTGVAALARGAE; encoded by the coding sequence ATGGCTGCATTGAAAATCAAAAAAGGCTCCACTAGCCACTCTGCTTATAACCTGCGCCCGAATTTTTCGGACGTGCAGGAAACCCATACTCTGGCCGTCGTTGTGGACAACGAACCTGGGGTTTTGGCGCGTGTCATTGGCCTGTTTTCTGGTCGTGGCTACAACATTGAAAGCCTGACAGTGGCTGAAGTTGACCACACCGGTCACCAGTCGCGCATCACTATTGTCACCACAGGTAAGCCGCAGATCATCGAACAGATCAAAGCCCAACTGGGTCGGATCGTGCCTGTACACGAAGTGCATGACCTGACCGTTGAAGGCCCCTCTGTCGAGCGTGAGCTTGGGTTGTTCAAAGTGTCTGGCCAAGGCGACAAACGCGTCGAAGCCATGCGATTGGCGGATATTTTCCGCGCCAATGTCGTGGACACAACGCTGGAAAGCTTTGTGTTTGAAATCACCGGTGCGCCGGAAAAAATTGATGCCTTTGCAGATTTGATGCGCCCGCTTGGCCTGCAGGAAGTGGCCCGCACCGGGGTTGCTGCCCTGGCGCGCGGCGCAGAGTAA
- a CDS encoding DUF2189 domain-containing protein, giving the protein MNEAPIAGVPELGSVDVSTLGKALRLGWQDFRAEPMYGLLFGVFYALGGWAISWITYVTGQSYWLVFAAIGFPLLGPFAAVGLYEVSHRRQIGQSFSPGDIFGVVLHQRKRQLPSICTIIVIIFMFWFFLAHMIFALFLGLTTMTNISTSLEIYTSGNGLMMLAFGTVVGSGFALILFMLTVFSLPILLDREVDFMTAIITSFQTVQRNFIVMLGWGILLSVVTFLAMLPAFLGLLVALPWLGHASWHIYALSKV; this is encoded by the coding sequence ATGAACGAGGCACCCATTGCAGGTGTGCCCGAGTTGGGCTCAGTGGATGTATCAACCCTTGGCAAAGCACTTAGGCTTGGATGGCAAGATTTTCGCGCAGAACCCATGTACGGCCTTTTATTTGGTGTGTTTTATGCGCTTGGCGGCTGGGCGATTTCCTGGATCACCTATGTGACCGGCCAAAGCTATTGGCTGGTGTTTGCCGCCATCGGTTTTCCGCTGCTTGGCCCTTTTGCCGCCGTGGGCCTGTATGAGGTGTCCCATCGCCGGCAAATTGGTCAAAGCTTTTCCCCCGGTGACATCTTTGGCGTGGTGCTGCATCAGCGCAAACGTCAGTTGCCCTCTATTTGTACCATCATCGTAATCATCTTTATGTTCTGGTTCTTTCTGGCACATATGATCTTTGCCCTGTTTCTGGGCCTGACCACGATGACCAATATCTCGACCAGCCTCGAGATCTACACCTCGGGGAATGGGTTGATGATGTTGGCATTTGGCACAGTGGTGGGCAGTGGCTTTGCGCTGATACTCTTTATGCTGACGGTGTTTTCCCTGCCGATATTGCTGGACCGCGAGGTGGATTTTATGACTGCCATCATCACCAGTTTTCAAACCGTACAGCGCAATTTCATCGTTATGTTGGGCTGGGGTATACTGCTGTCGGTGGTGACATTCCTGGCGATGCTGCCCGCGTTTTTAGGCCTGCTGGTGGCTTTGCCGTGGCTGGGGCATGCGAGCTGGCACATCTATGCGCTAAGCAAAGTATAA
- the prfB gene encoding peptide chain release factor 2 codes for MRAEVQNAVGEIEKSIELLKQRLDWETAEFRLEEFNARVEDPNLWDDAAAAQKLMRERQTLVDAIDNVKALATDLSDNIEMIELGEMEDDAEVVGDAEKAIFTLKTTAAEKELEALLNGEADSNDTFLEINSGAGGTESCDWASMLARMYVRWAEKRGYTVELQSMTSGEEAGIKSAAYKITGHNAYGWLKSESGVHRLVRISPFDSAAKRHTSFSSVWVYPVVDDNIDIEVNPADIRIDTYRSSGAGGQHVNTTDSAVRITHNPTGIVVTSSEKSQHQNRDIAMKALKSRLYQQELDRRNAAINEAHENKGDAGWGNQIRSYVLQPYQMVKDLRTNHETSDTKGVLDGDLDGFMAATLAMDVSGKSRADAQGE; via the coding sequence ATGCGTGCCGAGGTCCAGAATGCGGTTGGCGAAATCGAAAAATCAATCGAGCTGCTAAAACAACGTCTAGACTGGGAAACCGCGGAATTCCGTCTCGAAGAATTCAACGCCCGTGTCGAAGACCCCAACCTGTGGGACGACGCCGCTGCGGCGCAAAAACTGATGCGCGAACGCCAAACTCTGGTGGATGCCATCGACAACGTCAAAGCTTTGGCCACCGATCTGTCCGACAATATCGAAATGATCGAATTGGGCGAGATGGAAGACGACGCCGAAGTGGTTGGCGACGCGGAAAAAGCGATTTTCACGCTGAAAACCACCGCCGCAGAAAAAGAACTCGAAGCGCTGCTGAACGGCGAAGCCGATAGCAACGATACGTTTTTGGAAATCAACTCTGGGGCTGGGGGCACTGAAAGCTGTGACTGGGCCTCTATGCTGGCGCGCATGTATGTGCGGTGGGCTGAAAAGCGCGGCTATACGGTCGAGCTGCAATCGATGACCTCGGGCGAAGAAGCCGGCATCAAATCCGCCGCCTATAAGATCACCGGGCACAATGCCTATGGCTGGCTCAAATCGGAATCTGGCGTGCACCGTTTGGTGCGCATTTCGCCCTTTGACAGCGCCGCCAAACGCCACACTTCCTTTAGCTCGGTCTGGGTCTATCCGGTGGTAGACGACAACATCGACATCGAAGTGAACCCGGCAGATATCCGCATCGACACTTACCGCTCTTCTGGGGCGGGTGGCCAGCATGTGAACACCACCGATTCCGCCGTGCGCATCACCCACAACCCAACCGGCATTGTGGTGACCTCTTCTGAGAAATCACAGCACCAGAACCGCGACATCGCAATGAAAGCTTTGAAATCAAGGCTTTATCAACAAGAACTAGACCGCCGTAACGCCGCGATCAACGAAGCACATGAGAACAAAGGCGACGCAGGTTGGGGCAACCAGATCCGGTCTTATGTGCTGCAGCCATACCAGATGGTGAAAGATTTGCGCACCAACCACGAGACCTCAGATACCAAAGGCGTGTTGGATGGCGATCTGGATGGCTTTATGGCCGCCACGCTGGCGATGGATGTCTCCGGCAAAAGCCGCGCTGACGCCCAGGGCGAGTGA